One genomic window of Inquilinus sp. KBS0705 includes the following:
- a CDS encoding peptidylprolyl isomerase: MGLIDVYNNMKNYLLMILGVVIVGLSSCSKKADDVVIPPFDSVAQAKADSVTIQAYLTAHPEITATKGPKGLYYQITTAGTGAHPTENSIVSVDYVGTLPKGTVFDSGSYTTPLNFRANIIEGWKLGIPLMRKGGKMILILPSALAYGNSSPSPSVGANAVMIFNITLKDFQ, encoded by the coding sequence ATGGGACTTATTGACGTATATAACAATATGAAAAATTATTTATTGATGATATTAGGAGTGGTGATAGTTGGTTTATCATCATGTTCAAAAAAAGCGGATGATGTGGTGATTCCACCTTTCGACTCGGTTGCACAGGCAAAAGCAGATAGCGTAACCATTCAAGCATATTTAACTGCACACCCCGAAATTACTGCTACAAAAGGGCCTAAAGGTCTTTATTACCAGATAACAACAGCTGGTACGGGAGCTCATCCAACCGAAAACTCAATAGTATCGGTAGATTACGTAGGTACGTTACCTAAAGGCACCGTGTTTGACTCTGGTAGTTATACTACACCGCTTAACTTTAGGGCCAATATTATTGAAGGCTGGAAATTGGGTATCCCGTTAATGAGAAAAGGCGGAAAGATGATACTTATTTTACCATCTGCCCTGGCGTATGGTAACTCGTCGCCAAGCCCTTCGGTAGGTGCCAACGCAGTTATGATATTCAATATAACTTTAAAGGACTTCCAATAG